A genomic segment from Streptomyces sp. TLI_235 encodes:
- a CDS encoding Mrp family chromosome partitioning ATPase, translated as MEPANHFTVLRRYWRLLVGCTLAALIIGFLLTPAGDAVDDGKWQCKVAITPVAGAGESVRADQVLSYAQGSDVTTTAAKKLRVTDVAALAARRTVAAASTQMLVFTTTGPTQQSCTDLAAALSEATINGYSQESKKSADESIKRLQAQADSQQEQVNNLQHAFTKAGAADQPKLQPQLTAALNALTKTLTDISTLQNYSQTDAIQQWGSIDAKEAGGSLLSSPSRGVRLTLAVALGLALGVVAAVMLSRMDTRLRSRNTTEEAFNLPVIGEIPQLGRRLRRLREPLVVARPSDPAAEAFRSLRSTLLLTGPESLSGRTGPERTDPSARARTGPAPVILVMSGRSGDGRTTTVANLAAALAETGRTVLVLDCDFRHPQTHLHFGIGDGPGMAELLSGERLSALDDLIRETGTEGVRLITGGNTTAYPAALVLRAGEVLRRARQHADVVLIDTSPLLHANDAYDLVQHADAVLVTALAGNVTPEQADRVSELLARTGVPVAGVALLGTIGPSGRRLKRDGLRTGALLVGRTSSAARPEEGRPSPAPAREEAPRPEPAEHGSAPAAVAEEHHRAAPSWARRPGSESVVETTLQLREIEER; from the coding sequence GTGGAACCGGCAAACCACTTCACCGTCCTGCGGCGTTACTGGCGGCTGCTCGTCGGCTGCACCCTCGCCGCGCTGATCATCGGCTTCCTGCTGACGCCGGCGGGCGACGCCGTGGACGACGGCAAGTGGCAGTGCAAGGTGGCGATCACCCCGGTGGCCGGCGCCGGCGAGTCCGTCCGGGCCGACCAGGTGCTCAGCTACGCGCAGGGCTCCGACGTGACGACGACCGCCGCGAAGAAGCTCCGCGTCACGGACGTGGCCGCGCTCGCCGCCCGGCGCACCGTCGCGGCCGCCTCCACCCAGATGCTGGTCTTCACCACCACCGGCCCCACCCAGCAGTCCTGCACCGACCTCGCGGCGGCACTGTCCGAGGCGACGATCAACGGCTACAGCCAGGAGTCGAAGAAGAGCGCCGACGAGTCGATCAAGCGCCTCCAGGCGCAGGCCGACAGCCAGCAGGAGCAGGTCAACAACCTGCAGCACGCCTTCACCAAGGCCGGCGCGGCCGACCAGCCGAAGCTGCAGCCGCAGCTGACGGCGGCCCTCAACGCGCTGACCAAGACCCTCACCGACATCAGCACCCTGCAGAACTACAGCCAGACCGACGCCATCCAGCAGTGGGGCAGCATCGACGCCAAGGAGGCCGGCGGCAGCCTGCTCAGCTCGCCCAGCCGCGGTGTCCGGCTGACCCTGGCGGTGGCGCTCGGCCTCGCGCTCGGCGTCGTCGCCGCGGTGATGCTCAGCCGGATGGACACCCGGCTGCGCAGCCGCAACACCACCGAGGAGGCGTTCAACCTGCCGGTGATCGGCGAGATCCCGCAGCTCGGCCGGCGGCTGCGCCGGCTGCGCGAGCCGCTGGTGGTGGCCCGCCCGTCCGACCCGGCGGCGGAGGCATTCCGCTCGCTGCGCTCCACCCTGCTGCTCACCGGCCCCGAGTCGCTCTCCGGCCGGACGGGCCCCGAGCGGACCGACCCGTCCGCCCGGGCCCGCACCGGCCCGGCGCCGGTGATCCTGGTGATGTCCGGGCGCAGCGGCGACGGCCGCACCACCACGGTGGCGAACCTGGCCGCGGCGCTCGCCGAGACCGGCCGGACGGTGCTGGTACTCGACTGCGACTTCCGGCACCCGCAGACCCACCTGCACTTCGGCATCGGCGACGGCCCCGGCATGGCCGAACTCCTCAGCGGAGAGCGGCTGTCCGCGCTGGACGACCTGATCCGGGAGACCGGGACGGAAGGGGTCCGCCTGATCACCGGCGGCAACACCACCGCCTACCCGGCGGCGCTGGTGCTGCGGGCCGGCGAGGTGCTGCGCCGGGCCCGGCAGCACGCCGACGTGGTGCTGATCGACACCTCGCCGCTGCTGCACGCCAACGACGCCTACGACCTGGTGCAGCACGCCGACGCGGTGCTGGTGACGGCGCTGGCCGGCAATGTCACGCCGGAGCAGGCCGACCGGGTCTCCGAGCTGCTGGCCCGCACCGGCGTCCCGGTGGCCGGTGTCGCGCTGCTCGGCACGATCGGCCCGTCCGGCCGCCGGCTGAAGCGGGACGGACTGCGCACCGGCGCGCTGCTGGTCGGCCGCACCTCCTCCGCCGCGCGGCCCGAGGAGGGCCGGCCCTCCCCCGCGCCGGCCCGCGAGGAGGCCCCCCGGCCGGAGCCCGCGGAGCACGGCTCGGCGCCGGCCGCGGTGGCCGAGGAGCACCACCGGGCGGCGCCGAGCTGGGCCCGCCGCCCGGGCTCCGAGTCGGTCGTCGAGACCACCCTGCAGCTGCGCGAAATCGAGGAGCGGTGA
- a CDS encoding glycosyltransferase involved in cell wall bisynthesis: MSGRRRVLWLAKGLGRGGAEQLLLNCARHADAGRYEIEVAYVLPYKDALVPALEAAGVRVHCLGGAPGVLWPLRLRRLLAERRYDLVHSHMPIPAVAARLVAFGRRAPRLVHTEHNVWERYRTPTRWANALTYRRNDAVVAVSHAVAATVARRRPEEGWLTVVHHGPDLAGAPEGPAARSAARAELGLPQDAPVIGTVGNLTAKKDQATLLDAFVLLRREHPSAALVLIGAGPLEAELRARAGEGVVFAGSRPDVPALLPALDVFTLSSRQEGLPVALMEAMTSGLPSVVTRVGGMPEVLDDGEQGLLVPPGDPAALAAALGRLTADEGLRERLGKAARERSRSFDTAGAQRAIEQVYARVLAR, encoded by the coding sequence GTGAGCGGCCGCCGGCGGGTTCTCTGGCTCGCCAAGGGCCTCGGCCGGGGCGGCGCCGAGCAACTGCTGCTGAACTGCGCCCGGCACGCCGACGCCGGGCGGTACGAGATCGAGGTCGCGTACGTGCTGCCGTACAAGGACGCGCTCGTTCCGGCGCTGGAGGCGGCCGGCGTGCGGGTGCACTGCCTGGGCGGTGCACCGGGCGTGCTGTGGCCGCTGCGGCTGCGCCGGCTGCTCGCCGAGCGCCGATACGACCTGGTGCACTCGCACATGCCGATCCCCGCGGTGGCGGCCCGGCTGGTCGCGTTCGGCCGGCGGGCGCCGCGGCTGGTGCACACCGAGCACAACGTCTGGGAGCGGTACCGGACGCCCACCCGCTGGGCGAACGCGCTGACCTACCGGCGCAACGACGCGGTGGTGGCGGTCTCGCACGCGGTGGCGGCCACCGTCGCCCGGCGCCGCCCGGAGGAGGGCTGGCTCACCGTGGTGCACCACGGGCCGGACCTCGCGGGCGCGCCCGAGGGGCCGGCCGCCCGGTCCGCCGCCCGCGCCGAACTCGGCCTGCCGCAGGACGCGCCGGTCATCGGCACGGTCGGCAACCTGACGGCCAAGAAGGACCAGGCCACCCTGCTCGACGCGTTCGTCCTGCTGCGCCGCGAGCACCCGTCGGCGGCGCTGGTGCTGATCGGCGCCGGGCCGCTGGAGGCCGAGCTGCGCGCCCGGGCGGGCGAGGGCGTGGTCTTCGCGGGTTCCCGGCCGGACGTGCCCGCGCTGCTGCCCGCGCTGGACGTGTTCACCCTGAGCTCCCGCCAGGAGGGCCTGCCGGTCGCCCTGATGGAGGCGATGACCAGCGGACTGCCCTCGGTGGTGACCCGGGTCGGCGGCATGCCGGAGGTGCTGGACGACGGCGAACAGGGCCTCCTGGTGCCGCCCGGCGACCCGGCCGCGCTGGCGGCCGCGCTCGGCCGGCTGACCGCGGACGAGGGGCTGCGCGAGCGCCTCGGCAAGGCCGCCCGGGAGCGGTCCCGGAGCTTCGACACGGCCGGGGCGCAGCGCGCGATCGAGCAGGTGTACGCCCGGGTGCTGGCCCGCTGA
- a CDS encoding acetyltransferase (GNAT) family protein, whose product MEPKTQMTESSAGLTYRPLTDADTPAVLDLLTASLAGGPTGTRSAEFFEWKHRRNPFGASPGLVAESAGGRLAGVRLFLRWQWQAGGRAVPAVRPVDTATHPEFQGRGIFRDLTLRLLEEVAGDAELVFNTPNGNSLPGYLKMGWRELGRVPIAVRVARPAAFARGARAALARRGGGAAGPPRCTLPTAAEWFAGPRTGLEELLRERAAADVTDTRLAVRRTPEFLRWRYGEAPGLDYRVITCRRGGELAGVAFGRPRRRGPLAEFTLADVIVRPGDRGSAARLLKEAARAGCDHVAGHLAAGTEAAAAARRSGYLTAPRTGMVLAARSPSGPLAAGSTPAEWRFNLGDLEVF is encoded by the coding sequence ATGGAGCCGAAGACCCAGATGACCGAGTCAAGCGCCGGGCTGACGTACCGTCCGCTGACGGACGCCGACACGCCCGCCGTGCTGGACCTGCTGACCGCCTCGCTGGCGGGCGGCCCGACCGGCACCCGCAGTGCCGAGTTCTTCGAGTGGAAGCACCGGCGGAACCCGTTCGGTGCGAGCCCGGGGCTGGTCGCCGAGAGCGCGGGCGGCCGGCTCGCCGGGGTGCGGCTGTTCCTGCGCTGGCAGTGGCAGGCGGGCGGGCGCGCGGTGCCCGCCGTCCGTCCGGTGGACACCGCCACCCATCCGGAGTTCCAGGGCCGGGGGATCTTCCGCGATCTGACGCTGCGGCTGCTGGAGGAGGTCGCCGGCGACGCCGAGCTGGTCTTCAACACGCCCAACGGCAACAGCCTGCCGGGCTATCTGAAGATGGGCTGGCGGGAGCTGGGCCGGGTGCCGATCGCCGTCCGGGTGGCCCGGCCGGCCGCGTTCGCCCGCGGTGCGCGGGCGGCGCTCGCCCGGCGCGGGGGCGGTGCCGCCGGACCGCCGCGCTGCACGCTGCCGACGGCCGCCGAGTGGTTCGCCGGGCCGCGCACCGGCCTGGAGGAGCTGCTGCGCGAGCGGGCCGCGGCGGACGTCACCGACACCCGGCTGGCGGTCCGCCGCACGCCGGAGTTCCTGCGCTGGCGGTACGGCGAAGCCCCGGGCCTGGACTACCGGGTGATCACCTGCCGGCGCGGCGGCGAGCTCGCCGGGGTGGCCTTCGGGCGGCCGCGCCGGCGCGGGCCGCTGGCCGAGTTCACGCTCGCCGACGTGATCGTCCGACCGGGCGACCGGGGCAGTGCCGCCCGGCTGCTCAAGGAGGCCGCGAGGGCGGGCTGCGACCACGTCGCGGGCCATCTCGCGGCGGGCACCGAGGCCGCCGCGGCCGCCCGCCGCAGCGGCTACCTGACGGCGCCGCGCACCGGCATGGTGCTGGCCGCCCGGAGCCCCTCCGGGCCGCTCGCGGCGGGGAGCACCCCGGCCGAGTGGCGGTTCAACCTGGGCGACCTGGAGGTCTTCTGA
- a CDS encoding dTDP-4-amino-4,6-dideoxygalactose transaminase, whose product MTTTDLDTPAALGGTPAFPDGLPLTRVRVPQSEEALARIAAVLESGQLTNGRTVAELEERAADLLAVPHVVAVSNCTAGLMLVLQAAGVGGGRPVLMPGFTFSATAHAAHWAGGTPLFAEARERDITLDPEDAEARLKAADRPAALMATHVYGTPCQVERLQQVADAAGVPLVYDAAHGFGSARGGVPIGGFGLAEVFSMSPTKVAVAGEGGLVATRDAALAATLRTARDYGNPGDYDTLFPGLNARMSELHAAVGLASLSGLPERVAHRGALVAAFAAVVAGLPGLRLALPEPGDTSTFKDLTLIVDEEAFGLSAAELGRALKAEGVDTRRYFFPPVQRQRAYAHLGQAEALPLTDRLADSVLTVPLWSHMDAAAVRRVAGAVVKVQPHAERLRAAGI is encoded by the coding sequence ATGACGACCACCGATCTCGACACGCCCGCCGCGCTCGGCGGCACCCCGGCCTTTCCCGACGGACTGCCGCTGACCCGGGTCCGGGTGCCGCAGAGCGAGGAGGCGCTCGCCCGGATCGCCGCCGTGCTGGAGAGCGGGCAGCTCACCAACGGCCGGACGGTCGCCGAACTCGAGGAGCGCGCCGCCGACCTGCTCGCGGTGCCGCACGTAGTGGCGGTCTCCAACTGCACGGCCGGCCTGATGCTGGTGCTGCAGGCGGCCGGGGTGGGCGGCGGGCGGCCGGTGCTCATGCCCGGCTTCACCTTCTCCGCCACCGCGCACGCCGCGCACTGGGCCGGCGGCACCCCGCTGTTCGCCGAGGCCCGCGAGCGGGACATCACCCTGGACCCGGAGGACGCCGAGGCCCGGCTCAAGGCCGCCGACCGGCCGGCCGCGCTGATGGCCACCCATGTCTACGGCACGCCCTGCCAGGTGGAGCGGCTGCAGCAGGTCGCGGACGCCGCCGGCGTGCCGCTGGTGTACGACGCCGCGCACGGCTTCGGCAGCGCCCGCGGCGGGGTGCCGATCGGCGGGTTCGGTCTCGCCGAGGTGTTCTCGATGAGCCCGACCAAGGTCGCGGTGGCCGGCGAGGGCGGCCTGGTCGCCACCCGGGACGCCGCGCTCGCCGCGACCCTGCGCACCGCCCGCGACTACGGCAACCCGGGCGACTACGACACGCTCTTCCCGGGCCTGAACGCGCGGATGAGCGAGCTGCACGCGGCGGTGGGCCTGGCCTCGCTGTCCGGCCTGCCGGAGCGGGTGGCGCACCGCGGCGCGCTGGTCGCCGCGTTCGCCGCGGTGGTGGCCGGGCTGCCGGGCCTGCGGCTCGCCCTGCCGGAGCCTGGCGACACCTCGACCTTCAAGGACCTGACGCTGATCGTGGACGAGGAGGCGTTCGGCCTCTCCGCGGCGGAGCTCGGCCGGGCGCTGAAGGCCGAGGGCGTCGACACCCGGCGGTACTTCTTCCCGCCGGTGCAGCGCCAGCGGGCCTACGCGCACCTGGGGCAGGCCGAGGCGCTGCCGCTGACCGACCGGCTGGCGGACTCGGTGCTGACCGTGCCGCTCTGGTCGCACATGGACGCGGCGGCGGTGCGCCGGGTGGCCGGGGCCGTGGTCAAGGTGCAGCCGCACGCCGAGCGGCTGCGGGCCGCCGGGATCTGA
- a CDS encoding large conductance mechanosensitive channel, with the protein MVKGFRSFLLRGNVVDLAVGIVIGAAFTAVVTGFVTAFLTPLIGIASGAAGDFSKEAFTVAGTVFPYGAFLNALISFVLIAAVIYFAVVVPVGRLQARFEPRRNVPVAKTECPDCLSTVPAAAVRCAHCTSELAGRPGFPAQSVHVG; encoded by the coding sequence GTGGTCAAGGGATTCCGCAGCTTCCTGCTGCGCGGCAACGTCGTCGACCTGGCGGTCGGCATCGTCATCGGAGCGGCCTTCACCGCCGTGGTGACGGGGTTCGTGACGGCGTTCCTGACCCCGCTGATCGGCATCGCCAGCGGTGCGGCCGGCGACTTCAGCAAGGAGGCCTTCACCGTCGCGGGCACGGTCTTCCCGTACGGGGCGTTCCTGAACGCGCTGATCAGCTTCGTGCTGATCGCCGCGGTCATCTACTTCGCCGTGGTGGTGCCGGTCGGGCGCCTGCAGGCGCGGTTCGAGCCGCGCAGGAACGTGCCGGTGGCGAAGACCGAGTGCCCGGACTGCCTGAGCACCGTCCCGGCCGCGGCCGTCCGCTGCGCGCACTGCACCTCGGAGCTGGCCGGCCGTCCGGGCTTCCCTGCGCAGAGCGTACACGTGGGCTGA